A stretch of DNA from Hydrogenophaga sp. SL48:
TGCATGGCCTGTGCCTGCTGGCGCCCTACGCGGGCGGGCGCATCACCACCAATGCGATCCGGCGGGCCGGCGGGCTGAGCGCCTGGCAGGCAGAAGCTGCCCAACAAGCCGACCCCGACGTGCGCCTCTGGCAGTGGCTGAAAGAACCACTGCCCTCGGTGCCAATGTTCATGGGCTACGGCGCACAAGACCGTTTTGCCGATGGCATGCAGATGCTGGCCGAGCAACTGCCCGACGCGACCCACCTCACCGTGCCGGGCGAGCACGACTGGGCGGCCTGGTTGCCGCTCTGGCAGCGTTTTCTCGACCTGGGCCACTTTTCCACCCTGCCATGAGCCGCCCCTGGACCGTGTCTCCCGCGCTCAAGGCCTCGGCGGCCTTGCACGTTGGCGCCGCGCTCGGCACCGTGGCCGCGCCAGCGATCTGGCCCTGGGCGCTGGGGGCGGTGGCGCTGAACCACGCGGTGATCACCGGCGCGGGCCTGCTGCCTCGCACCAGCCTGCTCGGCCCCAACCTCACCCGCCTGCCAGCGGCGGCGCAAGCGCGGCGCGAGCTGGCGCTGACCATCGACGACGGTCCCGACCCCGAGGTCACGCCGCGCGTGCTCGACCTGCTGGACGCCGCCGGCGCCCGGGCCAGTTTTTTCTGCATCGGCTGGCGCGCGCGCCAGAGCCCCGCGTTGTGCCGCGAGATCGTGGCGCGCGGTCATCGGGTCGAGAACCACGGCGACTCGCACTCCAACGCGTTCTCCCTCTTCGGCCCCCGGCGCATGCGCGCCGACGTTGCGGCCGCCCAGGCCACGCTCTCTGACATCACCGGCCAGGCCCCGCTGTTTTTTCGGCCCACCGCCGGTCTGCGCAATCCGTTCCTGGAGCCGGTGCTGGCCAGCCTCGACCTGCAGCTGGCCGCCTGGACCCGCCGGCCCTACGACACACGTGACGGCCGTCCGCAGCAGGTGCTGCAGCGCCTGACCCGCGGACTGGGGCCTGGCGACATCCTGCTCATGCACGACGGCCACGCGGCCCTCACGCCCGAAGGGCAACCCGTCATCCTGGCCACCTTGCCATTGTTGCTTCACCGGTTGAAGGCCGAGTCCTTGCAGGCCGTGACGCTCCAGCAGGCCCTGGCATGACAGCCCGTACAGAAGCCCGCAGGGCGAAAGTACTCCCATGAACACGGCGCCGGGCGGTCCTCCATCTGGCGCGCACCGCCGCGCGCAGAACAAGAGGGCGCCCGCACCCCGGGCGTTTCTGAACACCCTGCGGACCGACGCGAGCCGCCTTTTCTGGGCCGGTGGCCGTTTCGCGTTTTTCCACGCGTGGGGCAAGCTGGGTGGCGATCCGATCTTCCGCGAGGTGCTGCGGCGCGGCCTGTTGCCGTCGGGTGCCCGGCTGCTCGACCTCGGCTGCGGGCAAGGCTGCCTGTTCGCCTGGCTGCTCGCGGCGCAGCGGCTGTCCGAACGGGGGCAGTGGCCTGCCGACTGGGCGATCGCGCCCCGTTTCCTGAGCCTTCGTGGTGTCGAACTGCTGCCACGCGACGTGGAGCGCGCGACAGCGGCTTTCGCGGACCAACACCCGCTGGTGCGGGTGGAGCAGGGCGACATGACCCGGGTTGAACTGGGTCAAGTGGACGCTGTCACCATCCTCGATGCCCTGCACTATGTGGATCACGCCTCGCAAGAGCGCCTGCTGCGGCGCATTCGCGCCGCGCTGCCGCCCGGCGGCCTGTTCCTGACCCGCGTCGGCGATGCCAGCGCCGGGTGGTCGTTCGGGGTGTCGAACTGGGTGGACCGTGCCGTGACCCTGGCACGCACCCACCAGCGTCCGCGCCTGTTTTGCCGCAGCCTGGGTGAGTGGCAGGCGCTGCTGACCGGGCTGGGTTTCGAGGTGGAGACCGAGCCCATGAGCGAAGGAAAAACCTTCGCCAATGTGATGCTGGTGTGCCGCGTGCCGGCTTGAACCTCCCTGTTTGAACCCTTCCTCTACACTGCGGGTTTTGACATCCGCCGCCCCACGTGACCCCTCTGCAACTCTCCGCCTACACACTGACCACCGCCCTTGGGCGCGGGCTGGCGGCCCACCGTGAGGCCTTGCGCGCCGAGCGCTCGGCGCTCGCTCCCTGCGCCTTCGAATCGGTGGACCTCGACACCTGGGTCGGCGAAGTCCCGGACGTGGACGCGCAGACCCTGCCCGAAGCGCTGGCCCGTTACGACTGCCGCAACAACCGCCTGACCCTGATGGGCCTGGAGACCGACGGGTTTGCCGAGCGCGTGCGTGAGGCTTCTGCCCGGTATGGCGCCGATCGCGTGGGCGTGTTCCTCGGCACCAGCACCGCCGGCATCCTGCAGACCGAGCTGGCCTACCGCCGGCGCGACCCGGCCAGCGGCGCACTGCCCGATCACTTCCACTACCGCACCACACACAACGCCTTCTCGCTCGCCGAGTTCACGCGCGACCACTTCGCGTTGGAAGGCATGGCGATGGCGATCTCCACCGCGTGTTCGTCCAGTGCCAAGGTGTTCGCCGCCGCCGCGCGCCAGCTCGCGCTCGGCACCATCGACGCGGCCATCGTGGGCGGCGTCGATTCGCTCTGCCTGACCACGCTCTACGGCTTCGCCTCGCTGCAGCTCACCTCGTCACAACCCTGCCGGCCCTACGACGCGGCGCGCGACGGCATCTCCATCGGCGAGGGCGCGGCCTTTGCGCTGCTGGAGCGCAACGACGCGCCCGTTGCCGGCACGGTGATGTTGCTCGGCGTGGGCGAGTCCAGCGACGCGTACCACATGTCGGCGCCGCACCCACAGGGCCTGGGCGCGCGCCTGGCCATGGAGGCCGCGCTGCGCTCGGCGGGTCTGGGCGTTGGCGACATTGATTACATCAACCTGCATGGCACCGCCACGCCCGCCAACGACTCGGCCGAAGGCCAGGCGGTGAGTGCGCTGTTCGGCGACACCGTGCCGGGCAACTCCACCAAGGGCTACATGGGCCACACCCTGGGCGCCGCGGGCGCCATCGAAGCCATCATCTGCGCGATGGCGCTGACCGACGGGCGCCTGCCCGGCAGCCCGGGCACTGGTGCGCTGGACCCTTCGATTCCCATCCGCTACCAGCGCCACGGCGCCGACGCGCCACTGCGTCACGCGCTCAGCAATTCGTTCGGGTTCGGCGGCAGCAACTGCAGCCTCGTGCTGGGGGTGACCGCATGAGTGCAGCACCTCTGCAAGCCTGGATCAACGGCATCGGTCTGATCGCGCCCGGCCTGCCCGACTGGGCCACCGCTGCGGCGGTGCTGCGCGGCGAGGCGGCTTATGTCTCGGCACCGAGCGTGCTGCCCGTGCCCTTGCTGCTGCCACCGGCCGAGCGCCGCCGCGCCAGCCGCGTCATCCGGCTCAGCCTGGGCGTGGGGCTGGAAGCGGTGACCCACGCGGGCGCCGACGCATCCACGCTGGCCACGGTGTTCGCCGCGTCGGGCGCCGACGGCCACAACTGCCATTCGCTGTGCGAGCAGCTCGCGGGCGACGACCGCCAGATTTCGCCCACGCGCTTCCACAACTCGGTGCACAACGCCGCCGCCGGCTACTGGGGCATCGCCACGCACAGCATGGCACCGTGCCAGGTGCTCGGTGCGTTCGACGCCAGCTTCGGCGCCGGCCTGCTCGATGCGCTGGCCCAGGTGGCCATGGACGGCCAGCCGGTGCTGCTGGTGGCCTACGACAGCGAGTACCCCGAGCCGCTGCACGCCAAGCGCGACACGCCCGACTGCGGCGGCGTGGCCTTGTTGCTCAGCGCCCAGCGCAGCGCGGCTTCGCTGGCGTCGATCACGGTGGCCCCCAGCCGGGCACCGGCGGAGGTGCTGGGCGACGCTGCCATGGAGGGGTTGCGCCAGAACATCCCGGCCCTGCGCGCCTTGCCCCTGCTGCAGCGCCTGGCGCGCGGCACGGCTGGCCCAGTGGTGCTCGACTACCTCGCGCCCATGCAGCTTCAGGTGGACCTTCAGGACCTTCGGCAGTGACCGTGTTGAACCACGCCTGGATCGCCGCGCACATTCCCCACCAGGGCAGCATGTGCCTGCTGGAGAACGTGCTCGAATGGAATGAGCAGCGCATCGTCTGCGACGCGCTGAGCCACACCGACCCCCTGAACCCCCTGCGCGCGGCGGACCGCCTGGGGGCCGCGACCGGTGTGGAGTACGCCGCGCAGGCCATGGCCGTGCACGGCGCCTTGCTGGCGAAGTCCGACGCCGCGCCCACGCAGGGCTACCTCACCAGCGTGCGCGGCTTGAGCCTGCACGTGGACCGGCTGGACGACCTGGCCGGGCCGCTGCGCGTGACCGCCGAGCGACTGTCGGGCGACGCACGCCTCATCCTTTACCAATTTCACATTCACCACGGTGAGCGCTGCCTGATCGAAGGCCGGGCCTCGGTGGTGCTCGACGCACAGTCCCTATGACTCCTTCATCCAAAAGCCGGCGCGCCCTGGTCACCGGTGGCAGCGGTGGCATCGGTGCCGCGATCTGCCAGCGCCTGGGCGCCGACGGCCACCACGTCATCGTGCACGCCAACCGGGGCCTGGAGAAGGCGCAGGCCATCGCCGCGCAGATCGTGGCCGAGGGCGGCAGCGCAGAGGCCGTGGCCTTCGACATCACCGACCGTGCGGCGACCGCTGCCGCGCTCGAAGCGCTGACCGAGGCCGGTGCGATCCAGATCCTGGTGAACAACGCGGGCATCCACGACGACGCGGTGTTTCCCGGCATGAGCGGCGAGCAGTGGGACCGCGTGATCGACGTGTCGCTCAACGGTTTCTTCAACGTGACCCAGCCGCTGACCATGCCCATGATGCGCACGCGCTGGGGCCGCATCGTCAGCATCTCGTCGGTCGCGGCCGTGGCGGGCAACCGGGGGCAGGTGAACTACTCCGCCGCCAAGGGCGCGCTGCACGCCGCGAGCAAGTCGCTGGCGCTGGAGCTGGCGAGCCGGGGCGTGACGGTCAACGCCGTGGCGCCCGGGCTGATCGCCACCGGCATGATCGAAGGCACGTTCGACGCCGACATGGTCAAACGGATGGTGCCGATGCAGCGGGTGGGCCAGCCGAAAGAGGTGGCCGACCTCGTGGCTTTTCTTGCATCCGATCAGGCGGGCTATATTTCCGGGCAGGTGATTTCGATCAACGGCGCGATGATCTGAGCAGCGCCATCGCTGCCGCAGCGGCAAGGAGTTCCAGTCATGAAATCTGGCGATGTTTCACGGTCCCTGGCAGTGATCCTTCTGGGCCTGATGGGCAGCGGTCTGGCGCAAGCGCAGGCGGACAGCCCGGCACTCGAAGCCTGCCTTCGTGCCTGGGGCGAGAACCACCCCTTCGGCAGCCGCCCCACCTACCGGACGTTGGCCACCTCGGTGAAGGTGTTCGGGCGCGGCCCCAGCACCGCCGACCGCGAGGTCACCGACACGCCCGCGCTGATCCTGGTCAACCCGGGGGTGAACGTGATGGGCGCCTCCGAGATCGAGCTGCTCAACCCCAACGGCTGGTACTGCCTGCGCTCGGCCGTCAACGTGATGGGGGGCATGGACATCAAGCTGCACTGCCGCGCGCGCCTGGCCTCGGCCTCGGGTGGTACCACGGTCTGGGGCGGCGACAACGCGGCCAAGGGTGTGACGGTGATGGGCGCGATCACGGTCGAGCGGGTGGGTTGCCCGGACACTTGAGGGTCCCATCGGGGGAGTGACTTGCCTGCACCTCGCGCAGGCCGATGGCGTCACCCCCGTTCTCCGGCCCACGCTCGCCGTCGGAGGTTTGCGCAGGCGGCTGTTACTCCATCAACAACGTGTGAGCAAGCCGCCTCTGTGGCAACGGCGAATGGGGCCTGCGCCCGAGGGAGCCACCATCGTCCCAGAAGACGTGTGGGCGTGCCTGCTGGTTCGCTCTGACATCACTTCGGGGGCAGGTGGGTTGGGTGAGCGGGCGGAGTCCCCATTCGCGGTTGCCGCAGAGCGTGCGCGCTGCAATGATCTTGATGAAGCAACGGCAGCTTACCCGGGCAGCCGCCCGAGAGGTGGGACGGAGAACGAGCACCCGGACCACCTGCCCCTGCCCGCACAGCCGAGTGCCGAAGGACGGTGCAGGAAAACAAAAAACCAGTGAAGCCGGTCAGCCGCCCAAAGCCTGACCCAGCCGCCGCAGTTTCGGCGCCACCACCGGCACGGTCAGCATGGTGCTGGCCACGGCCATCAGCAGCAGGGCGGTGAAGGTCTCGTTGGTGATGATCTGTTTGTCCAGCAGGATGTTGGCGAAGATGATCATGATCAGCGCCTTGGTCTGCAGCAGCCAGCCGATCAGCGACGCCTCGCCCGGGCCCCAGCCCAGCACCTTGCCGGCAATGCGCACGCCGATCAGCTTGCCCGCCACCGACACCACCAGCAGCAAGGCGGCAGCAGCGAACACCTCGAAGCCACCGACCGCCCAGTTGGTGCGCAAACCGGTGGAGAGGAAAAACACCGGCATCATCACCAGCAGCACGTGGTGGCGCAGCTGATCGAGCTTGTCCTGGTTGAACCAGTGCGCGTCCATGATGGCGCCCGCGAGGAAGGCGCCCACCATGTAGTGCAGGCCCGACCAGTCGGCGCCGAAACCGCAGATGGCCAGCCAGATCAGCGCCACGTACCAGCGGTCTTTCTCGTCCAGCCAGGCCATGAGGCGGCGAAACGCCCAGCCCAGCACCACGAAGCCCACCAGAAACACCACCTGTTTGCCGATGCGGCTCCAGTCCATCAGGATCAGCGCGAGCACGCCCCAGATCGCGATGTCGTCCAGGCTGGCGTAGCGCAGGATGCGCTGGCCCAGCGGTGCGCGCAGGATGTCGAGCTTCTCCATCAGCAGGATCAGGATCGGCAGGGCGGTGACCGCGCAGGCCATGCCGATGCCCAGAATGAACTGCCAGCCCAGCGCCTTCGGGCCCACCCAGCCGTCAAAGCCCAGCAGCACGACCGCCGCGCCACAGCCCAGCAGCAGCGGCGCGCCCAGCGCCAGGCCGGCGGTGATGCCACTTTCCCGGCGGTGTTTCCAGGCCTGGCCGAGGTCCAGCTCGATGCCCGCGATCATCACGAACAGCATCACCGCCCACCAGGCCACGCCGTTCAGCGACTGCACCACCGGCGGCGTGAAGACGAACTGGTAGTACTCGGGAAACCAGTGGCCCAGCACGCCCGGGCCGAGCACGATGCCCATGAGGATCTGCACCACCACCAGCGGTGCGAAGTAGTCGGTCTTGAACACCCGCCACACCAGCCAGGGCAGGCTGAAGATGATGAGCATCGCGATGAGGAAGAGTTCGGTGGCGTTCAAGGTTTGGTTCCTGTGTATTCACGAAAGATGCCCAGGCTGACCGAGCAGGCGACGTCGGCAAAGCCGGCGCGGCGCAGCGCATCCTGAATGGTGTCGGGGTCGAGCGAGGCCTCGATGGTGTCGCCGTAGTAGGCCCAGAGGCGCTTCACATCGGCGTGGCGGCCGGTCAGCCGGGCGAGCAAGGGCACCAGCACCGAAATGTGGAACCACAACACCCCCCGCAGCAGGCGGCTGCGCGGGCGGCTGATCTCCATGATGCAGACCTGGCCGCCCGGGCGCAGCACGCGCAGGTACTCGGCGAACGCCTTGTGGAGGTCGCCGACGTGGCGCAGCGCGTAGCCCATGGAGACAAAGTCCACCTCCCCTTCGGGCAGCGGAATCGCCTCGGCGTACCCTTCCAGGGTGTCCACCGCGACCTTCTTGCGCAGCTCGGCCAGCATGCCGGGGGACGGGTCCAGCGCGATCACCCGGCCGCTCTGTCCGACCAGTTCCACGCCCGGCACCGTGACCAGACCGGTGCCCGCCGCCACATCCAGCAACGTCATGCCGGTCGTCAGGCCATTGCGCATCAGCACCTCGCGCCGGTACCAGGCGCCGCTGCCCAGCCCGGTCAGCGATTCGGCCGTGTCGTAGCCGGGAGCGGCCTCGTCAAACATGGCCTTCGTCAGGCTGCGGCGCTGATCCTCGCTGCTGAAATACTGCTTCATGCGCGGATCGGGTTTCAGCGCGCCGGTGGGGGGTGGGCTCGATGGGTTCATGCTCGGTTTCCAGAGTGGTTCAAACGGCGCCAGATCAACACCGGTAGCCGCAATACAAACCCGATGAA
This window harbors:
- a CDS encoding SAM-dependent methyltransferase, which translates into the protein MNTAPGGPPSGAHRRAQNKRAPAPRAFLNTLRTDASRLFWAGGRFAFFHAWGKLGGDPIFREVLRRGLLPSGARLLDLGCGQGCLFAWLLAAQRLSERGQWPADWAIAPRFLSLRGVELLPRDVERATAAFADQHPLVRVEQGDMTRVELGQVDAVTILDALHYVDHASQERLLRRIRAALPPGGLFLTRVGDASAGWSFGVSNWVDRAVTLARTHQRPRLFCRSLGEWQALLTGLGFEVETEPMSEGKTFANVMLVCRVPA
- a CDS encoding beta-ketoacyl synthase chain length factor — encoded protein: MSAAPLQAWINGIGLIAPGLPDWATAAAVLRGEAAYVSAPSVLPVPLLLPPAERRRASRVIRLSLGVGLEAVTHAGADASTLATVFAASGADGHNCHSLCEQLAGDDRQISPTRFHNSVHNAAAGYWGIATHSMAPCQVLGAFDASFGAGLLDALAQVAMDGQPVLLVAYDSEYPEPLHAKRDTPDCGGVALLLSAQRSAASLASITVAPSRAPAEVLGDAAMEGLRQNIPALRALPLLQRLARGTAGPVVLDYLAPMQLQVDLQDLRQ
- a CDS encoding class I SAM-dependent methyltransferase is translated as MNPSSPPPTGALKPDPRMKQYFSSEDQRRSLTKAMFDEAAPGYDTAESLTGLGSGAWYRREVLMRNGLTTGMTLLDVAAGTGLVTVPGVELVGQSGRVIALDPSPGMLAELRKKVAVDTLEGYAEAIPLPEGEVDFVSMGYALRHVGDLHKAFAEYLRVLRPGGQVCIMEISRPRSRLLRGVLWFHISVLVPLLARLTGRHADVKRLWAYYGDTIEASLDPDTIQDALRRAGFADVACSVSLGIFREYTGTKP
- a CDS encoding beta-ketoacyl-[acyl-carrier-protein] synthase family protein, coding for MTPLQLSAYTLTTALGRGLAAHREALRAERSALAPCAFESVDLDTWVGEVPDVDAQTLPEALARYDCRNNRLTLMGLETDGFAERVREASARYGADRVGVFLGTSTAGILQTELAYRRRDPASGALPDHFHYRTTHNAFSLAEFTRDHFALEGMAMAISTACSSSAKVFAAAARQLALGTIDAAIVGGVDSLCLTTLYGFASLQLTSSQPCRPYDAARDGISIGEGAAFALLERNDAPVAGTVMLLGVGESSDAYHMSAPHPQGLGARLAMEAALRSAGLGVGDIDYINLHGTATPANDSAEGQAVSALFGDTVPGNSTKGYMGHTLGAAGAIEAIICAMALTDGRLPGSPGTGALDPSIPIRYQRHGADAPLRHALSNSFGFGGSNCSLVLGVTA
- a CDS encoding polysaccharide deacetylase family protein yields the protein MSRPWTVSPALKASAALHVGAALGTVAAPAIWPWALGAVALNHAVITGAGLLPRTSLLGPNLTRLPAAAQARRELALTIDDGPDPEVTPRVLDLLDAAGARASFFCIGWRARQSPALCREIVARGHRVENHGDSHSNAFSLFGPRRMRADVAAAQATLSDITGQAPLFFRPTAGLRNPFLEPVLASLDLQLAAWTRRPYDTRDGRPQQVLQRLTRGLGPGDILLMHDGHAALTPEGQPVILATLPLLLHRLKAESLQAVTLQQALA
- a CDS encoding cation:proton antiporter, with product MNATELFLIAMLIIFSLPWLVWRVFKTDYFAPLVVVQILMGIVLGPGVLGHWFPEYYQFVFTPPVVQSLNGVAWWAVMLFVMIAGIELDLGQAWKHRRESGITAGLALGAPLLLGCGAAVVLLGFDGWVGPKALGWQFILGIGMACAVTALPILILLMEKLDILRAPLGQRILRYASLDDIAIWGVLALILMDWSRIGKQVVFLVGFVVLGWAFRRLMAWLDEKDRWYVALIWLAICGFGADWSGLHYMVGAFLAGAIMDAHWFNQDKLDQLRHHVLLVMMPVFFLSTGLRTNWAVGGFEVFAAAALLLVVSVAGKLIGVRIAGKVLGWGPGEASLIGWLLQTKALIMIIFANILLDKQIITNETFTALLLMAVASTMLTVPVVAPKLRRLGQALGG
- a CDS encoding 3-hydroxylacyl-ACP dehydratase, with translation MCLLENVLEWNEQRIVCDALSHTDPLNPLRAADRLGAATGVEYAAQAMAVHGALLAKSDAAPTQGYLTSVRGLSLHVDRLDDLAGPLRVTAERLSGDARLILYQFHIHHGERCLIEGRASVVLDAQSL
- the fabG gene encoding 3-oxoacyl-ACP reductase FabG; translation: MTPSSKSRRALVTGGSGGIGAAICQRLGADGHHVIVHANRGLEKAQAIAAQIVAEGGSAEAVAFDITDRAATAAALEALTEAGAIQILVNNAGIHDDAVFPGMSGEQWDRVIDVSLNGFFNVTQPLTMPMMRTRWGRIVSISSVAAVAGNRGQVNYSAAKGALHAASKSLALELASRGVTVNAVAPGLIATGMIEGTFDADMVKRMVPMQRVGQPKEVADLVAFLASDQAGYISGQVISINGAMI